From a region of the Actinomadura luzonensis genome:
- a CDS encoding glycosyltransferase, protein MRVLILALGSRGDTQPCAALALELARRGHEPTLAAAARYAPLIAAARPAPPAAAVAAAPPAAAARPAPPAVAAHVPPAGRHGVRFVPLSVDPAAVLDSEEGRAWLGGGPLGFVRGLRTVVEPLAAELVAEVDAACAGADLVLAPALGAFGRHLRERHGVPYRILQFQPSEPTGAFPNPLVPVATLGRLGNRASYALVERAGLLVLRGLMNRLRAGVLGLGPLRGSPFAADRRARVPVLCGVSPLVVPRPRDWPGYVHLTGYWRLPGRDVPGELKDFLAAGPPPVFVGFGSMPCPERVAEEVVAALRLAGLRGVVQGLPVAAADDLLPVGEVAHDLLFPRMAAVVHHGGAGTTGTALAAGVPGVVCPFFSDQPFWGRRVAALGAGPPPLPVRRLGRRELAGRLRAGPEHRERAARLGRLLRAENGAAVAIDLIERH, encoded by the coding sequence ATGAGGGTGCTGATCCTGGCGCTGGGCTCGCGCGGGGACACGCAGCCGTGCGCCGCGCTGGCCCTGGAGCTGGCCCGGCGCGGCCACGAGCCCACGCTGGCCGCCGCGGCCCGCTACGCCCCGCTGATCGCCGCGGCCCGCCCCGCGCCGCCGGCCGCCGCCGTCGCCGCCGCCCCGCCGGCCGCCGCGGCCCGCCCCGCCCCGCCGGCCGTCGCGGCCCACGTCCCGCCGGCCGGTCGCCACGGGGTGCGCTTCGTCCCGCTGAGCGTGGACCCGGCGGCCGTCCTCGACAGCGAGGAGGGCCGGGCGTGGCTCGGCGGCGGCCCGCTCGGCTTCGTCCGCGGCCTGCGGACGGTCGTCGAGCCGCTGGCCGCCGAGCTGGTCGCCGAGGTGGACGCCGCCTGCGCGGGCGCGGACCTGGTGCTCGCCCCCGCGCTCGGCGCGTTCGGCCGGCACCTGCGCGAGCGGCACGGCGTCCCGTACCGGATCCTGCAGTTCCAGCCGAGCGAGCCGACCGGCGCGTTCCCCAACCCGCTCGTGCCGGTCGCGACGCTCGGCCGGCTCGGCAACCGGGCCTCCTACGCGCTGGTCGAGCGCGCCGGGCTGCTGGTGCTCCGCGGCCTGATGAACCGGCTGCGCGCCGGGGTGCTGGGGCTCGGCCCGCTGCGGGGCAGCCCGTTCGCGGCCGACCGGCGGGCGCGGGTGCCGGTCCTGTGCGGGGTCAGCCCGCTGGTGGTGCCGCGGCCCCGCGACTGGCCCGGGTACGTGCACCTCACCGGCTACTGGCGGCTGCCCGGCCGGGACGTCCCCGGGGAGCTGAAGGACTTCCTGGCGGCCGGGCCGCCGCCCGTGTTCGTGGGGTTCGGCAGCATGCCGTGCCCGGAACGGGTGGCCGAGGAGGTCGTCGCCGCGCTGCGGCTGGCCGGGCTGCGCGGCGTCGTCCAGGGGCTGCCGGTCGCCGCGGCCGACGACCTGCTGCCGGTCGGCGAGGTGGCGCACGACCTGCTGTTCCCGCGCATGGCGGCGGTCGTGCACCACGGCGGGGCCGGGACCACCGGGACGGCGCTCGCGGCGGGCGTGCCCGGCGTCGTCTGCCCCTTCTTCTCCGACCAGCCCTTCTGGGGACGCCGGGTGGCGGCGCTCGGGGCCGGCCCGCCGCCGCTGCCGGTGCGCCGGCTCGGCAGGCGTGAGCTGGCCGGACGGCTGCGGGCCGGGCCGGAGCACCGCGAGCGGGCGGCCCGCCTGGGACGGCTGCTGCGGGCGGAGAACGGCGCGGCGGTGGCGATCGATCTCATTGAACGTCATTGA
- a CDS encoding MFS transporter, translating into MSAAVTGPATAATGRWLLAAVGLAGFLTTLDNTVVTVALPSIQRDLGASLAALEWVATGYLLTFAGLMPAGGRLADVWGHRRTLLTGLALFTAASLAAGLAGAIGALVAARLVQGAGAALVLPATLAVLAGQEERTRSMGVAVWMASGAGALALGPVVGGYLSQHLHWSWVFLVNVPLGAAVVALAAASVPASRPVARSLDVPGVLASVAFLASGTFALVQGGEHGYGSPAVAGALAVCAGSGTAFAVVARRAADPMVDLRLFAVRAFAGGVAAQVLWGLGVNGVFFYTALFLQGVLGFTPTASGLAFVPLALLVVLVTPLAPLLERRIGAGRTVAAGLVLVAAGMAVAATLEAGDGWGRLLPAVCAIGIGSALTMPLGSAVLGAVPESRAGVAGGVFSVSREVSGLFGIAAVGAVVHAAGSFATGYAAGLLAAAGLVLAGALIAVRTLG; encoded by the coding sequence GTGAGCGCCGCCGTGACCGGCCCGGCCACGGCGGCGACCGGCCGGTGGCTGCTGGCGGCCGTCGGCCTGGCCGGGTTCCTGACCACCCTGGACAACACCGTCGTCACCGTCGCGCTCCCCAGCATCCAGCGCGACCTGGGCGCGAGCCTGGCCGCCCTGGAGTGGGTGGCCACCGGCTACCTGCTGACGTTCGCCGGCCTCATGCCGGCCGGCGGCCGGCTGGCCGACGTGTGGGGTCACCGCAGGACCCTGCTGACCGGCCTGGCCCTGTTCACCGCGGCCTCGCTGGCGGCCGGGCTGGCGGGCGCGATCGGCGCGCTGGTGGCCGCCCGCCTCGTCCAGGGGGCCGGGGCGGCGCTGGTGCTGCCCGCGACGCTCGCCGTGCTGGCCGGGCAGGAGGAGCGCACGCGGTCCATGGGGGTGGCGGTCTGGATGGCGTCGGGGGCGGGCGCGCTGGCGCTCGGGCCGGTCGTCGGCGGCTACCTGAGCCAGCATCTCCACTGGAGCTGGGTGTTCCTGGTGAACGTGCCGCTGGGGGCCGCCGTCGTGGCGCTCGCCGCCGCGTCGGTGCCCGCGTCGCGGCCGGTCGCGCGCTCGCTCGACGTGCCGGGGGTGCTGGCGTCCGTGGCGTTCCTGGCGTCGGGGACGTTCGCGCTCGTCCAGGGCGGCGAGCACGGCTACGGCTCTCCGGCGGTCGCCGGCGCGCTGGCCGTCTGCGCGGGCAGCGGGACGGCCTTCGCGGTGGTGGCGCGGCGGGCCGCCGATCCGATGGTGGACCTGCGGCTGTTCGCGGTGCGGGCGTTCGCGGGCGGGGTGGCGGCGCAGGTGCTCTGGGGGCTCGGCGTGAACGGCGTGTTCTTCTACACGGCGCTGTTCCTGCAAGGGGTGCTGGGGTTCACGCCGACCGCGTCGGGGCTCGCGTTCGTGCCGCTCGCGCTGCTCGTGGTGCTGGTCACGCCGCTGGCCCCGCTGCTGGAGCGGCGGATCGGCGCGGGCCGGACGGTGGCGGCCGGGCTGGTGCTGGTCGCGGCCGGCATGGCGGTCGCGGCGACGCTGGAGGCGGGCGACGGCTGGGGGCGGCTGCTGCCCGCCGTGTGCGCGATCGGGATCGGCTCGGCGCTCACGATGCCGCTCGGCTCGGCCGTGCTGGGCGCGGTCCCGGAGTCGCGGGCGGGCGTCGCGGGCGGGGTGTTCTCGGTCAGCAGGGAGGTCTCCGGGCTGTTCGGGATCGCCGCCGTCGGGGCCGTCGTGCACGCGGCCGGGAGCTTCGCCACGGGATACGCCGCCGGGCTGCTCGCGGCGGCCGGGCTGGTGCTGGCCGGCGCGCTGATCGCGGTCAGGACGCTGGGATGA
- the ccrA gene encoding crotonyl-CoA carboxylase/reductase, which produces MNTSALAEAVVAGAEAAELERLDVPSTYRAAHLRKDEVGLFDQDEHDKDVRRTLHVGEAPMPELAEDEVLIAVMASAINYNTVWSAMFEPVPTFAFLERFGRSDARHDLPVHVLGSDAAGVVVRTGRAVRRWRVGDRVVTSPAYVDGEDPVVQHDGMLAGDLRAWGFETNFGGLADFAVVKATQLLAKPRHLSWEEAACNMLCASTAYRMLVGERGARMKQGDVVLLWGATGGLGGYGVQLVRNGGGIPVGVVGTPEKAELLRRMGCPYVVDRSQFDGGLGDEKGWRRLGAEIRRQVGEDPAIVFEHTGRETFGASVYVARRGGTVVTCGSSSGYAHEYDNRHLWMKLKRIIGSHGANYQECHEVNRLISLGMVHPTLSAVYPLEEAAEAARAVQLNQHVGKVGVLALAPAGDLGVEDHALRERVGEDRLRLFRQPL; this is translated from the coding sequence GTGAACACGAGCGCACTCGCCGAGGCGGTGGTGGCCGGCGCGGAGGCCGCCGAGCTGGAGCGCCTGGACGTGCCGTCCACCTACCGCGCCGCCCACCTCCGCAAGGACGAGGTGGGCCTCTTCGACCAGGACGAGCACGACAAGGACGTCCGCCGGACGCTGCACGTCGGCGAGGCGCCGATGCCGGAGCTCGCCGAGGACGAGGTGCTGATCGCGGTCATGGCCAGCGCGATCAACTACAACACGGTGTGGTCGGCGATGTTCGAGCCGGTGCCGACGTTCGCGTTCCTGGAGCGGTTCGGGCGCAGCGACGCGCGGCACGACCTGCCGGTGCACGTCCTCGGCTCGGACGCGGCCGGGGTGGTGGTGCGGACCGGGCGCGCGGTGCGCCGCTGGCGGGTCGGCGACCGGGTGGTGACGAGCCCGGCGTACGTGGACGGCGAGGACCCGGTCGTCCAGCACGACGGGATGCTCGCCGGCGACCTGCGCGCCTGGGGCTTCGAGACGAACTTCGGCGGCCTGGCCGACTTCGCCGTCGTCAAGGCCACCCAGCTCCTCGCCAAGCCCCGGCACCTGAGCTGGGAGGAGGCCGCCTGCAACATGTTGTGCGCCTCGACGGCGTACCGGATGCTGGTGGGGGAGCGCGGCGCGCGCATGAAGCAGGGCGACGTGGTGCTGCTGTGGGGCGCGACGGGCGGCCTCGGCGGGTACGGCGTGCAGCTCGTCAGGAACGGCGGCGGCATCCCGGTCGGCGTCGTCGGCACCCCCGAGAAGGCCGAGCTGCTGCGCCGCATGGGCTGCCCGTACGTGGTGGACCGCTCGCAGTTCGACGGCGGGCTCGGCGACGAGAAGGGCTGGCGGCGGCTCGGCGCCGAGATCAGGCGGCAGGTGGGGGAGGACCCGGCCATCGTCTTCGAGCACACCGGACGCGAGACGTTCGGCGCGTCCGTGTACGTGGCGCGGCGCGGCGGCACGGTCGTGACCTGCGGCTCCTCCAGCGGGTACGCCCACGAGTACGACAACCGGCACCTGTGGATGAAGCTGAAGCGCATCATCGGCTCGCACGGCGCGAACTACCAGGAGTGCCACGAGGTGAACCGGCTCATCTCGCTCGGCATGGTCCACCCCACGCTCTCGGCCGTGTACCCGCTGGAGGAGGCGGCCGAGGCGGCCCGCGCCGTCCAGCTCAACCAGCACGTCGGCAAGGTCGGCGTGCTCGCCCTCGCGCCGGCGGGGGACCTGGGCGTCGAGGACCACGCCCTGCGCGAGCGCGTCGGCGAGGACCGGCTCAGGCTCTTCCGGCAGCCCCTCTGA
- a CDS encoding alpha/beta hydrolase — protein MRALAALATATALLLSCAAPAQADPDWSFTGEDDPAPGPSATAGAATGGYAPGQKALPGPARVVAERRIDARTLDLLVSSPSIGKLTPVRLLLPRGWSRTAGRTWPVLYLLHGGADDYTSWTRMTDVAAYTADLDALVVMPEAGRAGNYSDWYNAGRGGPPKWATFHTYEVRRLLELGYRAGTRRAVAGLSMGAYGAIKYAAANPGMFRFAGAYSGIMATRLPGIPAVIMNAQASEKQNPLALWGDPQRDRKVWAANDPLALAAGLRGTSLYISSGSTSLNGPLDAPNAAWNPAHLGEPISAYTARALSERLTRLGIRHTLHLYGNGTHTWPYWTREFKRSYPMIVRALGLRTG, from the coding sequence ATGCGCGCCCTGGCGGCACTGGCGACGGCGACGGCGCTGCTGCTCTCCTGCGCGGCCCCCGCCCAGGCCGACCCCGACTGGTCCTTCACCGGCGAGGACGACCCGGCGCCCGGCCCGTCGGCCACCGCCGGAGCCGCCACCGGCGGGTACGCCCCCGGCCAGAAGGCGCTGCCCGGCCCCGCCCGCGTGGTCGCCGAGCGCCGGATCGACGCCCGCACCCTGGACCTGCTGGTCTCCTCGCCGTCCATCGGCAAGCTGACGCCGGTCCGGCTGCTCCTGCCGCGCGGCTGGTCCCGCACCGCCGGGCGGACCTGGCCGGTGCTGTACCTGCTGCACGGCGGCGCGGACGACTACACCTCGTGGACCCGGATGACGGACGTGGCCGCGTACACGGCGGACCTCGACGCCCTCGTCGTCATGCCGGAGGCGGGCCGGGCGGGCAACTACTCCGACTGGTACAACGCCGGCCGGGGCGGCCCGCCGAAGTGGGCGACCTTCCACACCTACGAGGTGCGCCGGCTGCTGGAGCTCGGCTACCGGGCCGGCACCCGGCGGGCGGTCGCCGGGCTGTCGATGGGCGCGTACGGCGCGATCAAGTACGCCGCCGCCAACCCCGGCATGTTCCGCTTCGCCGGCGCCTACAGCGGCATCATGGCCACCCGCCTGCCCGGCATCCCCGCCGTCATCATGAACGCGCAGGCGAGCGAGAAGCAGAACCCCCTGGCGCTGTGGGGCGACCCGCAGCGGGACAGGAAGGTGTGGGCCGCCAACGACCCCCTGGCCCTCGCCGCCGGCCTGCGCGGCACCAGCCTGTACATCTCCAGCGGCAGCACCTCGCTGAACGGCCCGCTGGACGCGCCGAACGCCGCCTGGAACCCCGCCCACCTGGGCGAGCCGATCTCCGCCTACACCGCGCGGGCGCTGAGCGAGCGGCTGACGCGGCTCGGCATCAGGCACACCCTCCACCTGTACGGCAACGGGACGCACACCTGGCCGTACTGGACGCGCGAGTTCAAGCGGTCGTACCCGATGATCGTGCGCGCCCTGGGACTGCGGACGGGTTAG
- a CDS encoding GNAT family N-acetyltransferase, with protein MSFSITDAGLTTARLLLRPWTAGEVRAVLDGGRLPHWAADFPDDGDRVIAGLFGEHPGWFGPYGHRQVVERESGLVVGSIGLFWPPADGALELGYGIVPSRRGRGYASEAAAAVTGFALTAPGVRTVTADVELSNPASARVLEKAGFAHVRTDQERGVARYQVTAR; from the coding sequence ATGTCCTTCTCGATCACTGACGCCGGCCTGACCACCGCGCGGCTGCTGCTGCGCCCGTGGACGGCCGGCGAGGTGCGCGCCGTCCTCGACGGCGGGCGCCTGCCGCACTGGGCCGCCGACTTCCCCGACGACGGCGACCGCGTCATCGCCGGGCTGTTCGGCGAGCACCCCGGCTGGTTCGGCCCCTACGGGCACCGCCAGGTCGTCGAGCGCGAGAGCGGGCTGGTCGTCGGCTCGATCGGCCTGTTCTGGCCGCCCGCCGACGGCGCGCTCGAACTCGGCTACGGCATCGTGCCCTCCCGGCGCGGCCGGGGCTACGCGTCCGAGGCCGCCGCCGCCGTGACCGGGTTCGCCCTGACGGCGCCGGGCGTCCGCACGGTCACCGCCGACGTCGAGCTGTCGAACCCGGCCTCGGCGCGGGTCCTGGAGAAGGCCGGTTTCGCGCACGTGCGCACCGACCAGGAGCGGGGCGTCGCCCGCTACCAGGTCACGGCGCGCTGA
- a CDS encoding MMPL family transporter: MFERAGRLVYRGRWTLLVLSLAAALAVAPLGLELFGRMADGGFEDPRADSTTAARWSDDWYGAHAPDVVVLYRHPAVQARDPRYRKAVHDSLRALPARYVRSLATYWTTGSKLMVSRDGRSTYALVTLKGDKQAAYAAVAGRLRRVKNLQVSVGGPVPLLKELNDQTAADLARAEAISMPVLLVLLVVVFGSLVAAGLPLLVGAFAVLGALVLLRLLTEVTEVSVFSLNVVTMLGLGLAVDYSLFVLKAFREEIAAGASSERAVVRTMATAGRTVAFSGLTVATALLGLLLFPQMFLRSIGLGAAAVVLVAMGAALVVLPAVLGILGRRVNALRLTPDLGYGGRDGGVWHAVASSVMRRPVLYLVAVAAVLVALATPFLHVEFGNVDHRVLPAASESRRVAEAVDRDFGRNSMAAIDVHVLVERSFTEPPARPGPLGQGHTPISAVTPVTPGDAEPLADRLRELPHVTGVDVAGLSQDGGAVRLAVRYDVDPMSAEARHLVTAIRTLSPPEPNVRRVVVGGPTAAQMDLMDSLTARLPWMALVVGSVTGVLLFAAFGSVVLPVKALLMNVLSIGASFGVIVWAFQEGHLAGVLRFTSTGTIEATVTVLILAVVFGLSMDYELFLLSRVRAEWLRTGDNTAAVAAGLQQTGGVITSAALLLLVVIGAFSTAGITIVKLLGAGLFVAIVVDATLVRALLVPATMRLMGGANWWLPGPLRALHRRVELREAPAAIPAAPLPAAPLPAAPLPAAPLPAAPLPAPPAPATLRAAPPAPALPAPGSSRWVRIIEERDRVVRATPDGTGWTWAEADR; this comes from the coding sequence TTGTTTGAGCGCGCGGGCCGCCTGGTCTACCGCGGCAGATGGACGCTGCTGGTGCTGAGCCTGGCGGCGGCCCTCGCCGTCGCGCCGCTCGGGCTGGAGCTGTTCGGGCGGATGGCCGACGGCGGCTTCGAGGACCCGCGCGCCGACTCCACCACCGCCGCCCGCTGGAGCGACGACTGGTACGGCGCGCACGCCCCCGACGTCGTCGTCCTCTACCGGCACCCCGCCGTGCAGGCCCGCGACCCGCGCTACCGCAAGGCGGTGCACGACTCGCTGCGGGCGCTGCCCGCCAGGTACGTGCGGTCGCTGGCGACGTACTGGACGACCGGGTCGAAGCTCATGGTGTCGCGGGACGGGCGCTCGACGTACGCGCTGGTCACCCTCAAGGGCGACAAGCAGGCCGCCTACGCCGCGGTCGCCGGCCGGCTGCGGCGGGTCAAGAACCTCCAGGTCTCGGTCGGCGGGCCGGTGCCGCTGCTGAAGGAGCTGAACGACCAGACCGCCGCCGACCTCGCCCGCGCCGAGGCCATCTCCATGCCGGTGCTGCTGGTGCTGCTGGTCGTGGTGTTCGGCAGCCTGGTGGCGGCCGGGCTGCCGCTGCTGGTGGGGGCGTTCGCGGTGCTCGGCGCGCTGGTGCTGCTGCGGCTGCTCACCGAGGTCACCGAGGTGTCGGTGTTCTCGCTCAACGTCGTCACCATGCTCGGGCTCGGGCTGGCCGTGGACTACTCGTTGTTCGTGCTCAAGGCGTTCAGGGAGGAGATCGCGGCCGGGGCGTCCAGCGAGCGGGCCGTGGTGCGGACCATGGCCACCGCCGGGCGCACCGTCGCCTTCTCCGGGCTGACCGTGGCGACCGCGCTGCTCGGCCTGCTGCTGTTCCCGCAGATGTTCCTGCGCTCGATCGGGCTCGGCGCGGCGGCGGTGGTGCTGGTCGCGATGGGCGCGGCGCTCGTCGTGCTGCCCGCCGTGCTCGGCATACTCGGGCGGCGGGTCAACGCCCTCCGCCTCACCCCCGACCTGGGTTACGGCGGCCGCGACGGCGGCGTGTGGCACGCCGTCGCCTCCAGCGTCATGCGCCGGCCCGTGCTCTACCTGGTCGCCGTGGCCGCCGTGCTCGTGGCGCTCGCCACGCCGTTCCTGCACGTCGAGTTCGGCAACGTGGACCACCGCGTGCTGCCCGCCGCCTCCGAGAGCCGCAGGGTGGCCGAGGCCGTGGACCGGGACTTTGGGCGCAACTCCATGGCCGCGATCGACGTGCACGTGCTCGTCGAGCGCTCCTTCACCGAGCCGCCCGCCCGGCCGGGGCCGCTCGGCCAGGGGCACACCCCGATCAGCGCCGTCACCCCCGTCACGCCCGGCGACGCCGAACCGCTCGCCGACCGGCTGCGCGAGCTGCCGCACGTCACCGGCGTGGACGTCGCCGGGCTGTCGCAGGACGGCGGGGCCGTGCGGCTCGCCGTCCGCTACGACGTGGACCCCATGTCGGCGGAGGCGCGACACCTGGTCACCGCCATCAGGACGTTGTCCCCGCCCGAGCCGAACGTGCGGCGCGTGGTGGTCGGCGGGCCCACCGCCGCCCAGATGGACCTCATGGACAGCCTCACGGCGCGGCTGCCGTGGATGGCCCTGGTGGTGGGGTCGGTGACCGGGGTGCTGCTGTTCGCCGCCTTCGGGTCGGTGGTGCTGCCGGTCAAGGCGCTGCTGATGAACGTGCTGTCCATCGGGGCGTCGTTCGGGGTGATCGTGTGGGCGTTCCAGGAAGGGCACCTGGCCGGGGTGCTGCGCTTCACCTCGACCGGGACGATCGAGGCGACCGTGACCGTGCTGATCCTGGCCGTGGTGTTCGGGCTGTCGATGGACTACGAGCTGTTCCTGCTGTCGCGGGTGCGCGCGGAGTGGCTGCGGACCGGGGACAACACCGCCGCCGTGGCCGCCGGGCTGCAGCAGACGGGCGGCGTCATCACCAGCGCGGCGCTGCTGCTGCTGGTCGTGATCGGGGCCTTCTCGACCGCCGGGATCACGATCGTGAAGCTGCTCGGGGCAGGGCTGTTCGTGGCGATCGTGGTGGACGCGACGCTGGTGCGGGCGCTGCTGGTGCCGGCCACGATGCGGCTCATGGGCGGGGCCAACTGGTGGCTGCCCGGGCCGCTGCGGGCCCTGCACCGGCGGGTCGAACTCCGCGAGGCCCCCGCCGCGATCCCCGCGGCTCCTCTCCCGGCGGCCCCTCTCCCGGCGGCCCCTCTCCCGGCGGCCCCTCTCCCTGCGGCGCCCCTCCCGGCGCCGCCCGCACCGGCCACCCTCCGTGCGGCGCCGCCCGCCCCGGCCCTGCCCGCGCCCGGGTCGTCGCGCTGGGTGCGCATCATCGAGGAACGCGACCGCGTCGTCCGGGCCACCCCCGACGGGACCGGCTGGACGTGGGCGGAGGCCGACCGGTGA
- a CDS encoding MFS transporter, whose product MHSYARDLGLLRDRRFALLLSGRTLSVLGAAFAPVALAFGVLDLPGATASTLSVVMTAASLPMIVFTLVGGVIADRLPRQRVMTAGESLAAAGYLALGVMMLAGWTPMPALLVAAALTGVATALALPALTGIIPDVVPPDRLQSGNALLGLGANTSRVAGAVLGGGTVVLFGSGWALVVSGAMFATAGVLIALLRMDEDDRPPGERHSVLKDLRDGWREFRSRQWLWVVVAQFSLLIMAFEAGHGVLGPLLAEERLGGPAAWSAFLAGEAVGMFVGVLVSIRVRPARPILVGVLLCLPPALPYLLLGADAPLWAIVAGSFVLGVCFDVFGVLWQTTMQREVPAEALSRVSSYDMLGSLMFGPIGLLLAGPAAQRFGAEASLLGCAVIIVVSTLAALLAPGVRNLRAPAPAAPREAQAEA is encoded by the coding sequence TTGCACAGTTACGCACGCGATCTCGGGCTGCTCCGGGACCGCCGCTTCGCGCTGCTGCTGTCCGGGCGGACGTTGTCCGTGCTCGGCGCGGCGTTCGCACCGGTGGCCCTGGCGTTCGGCGTCCTCGACCTGCCGGGCGCGACCGCGTCCACGCTGTCGGTGGTGATGACCGCGGCGTCGCTGCCGATGATCGTGTTCACGCTGGTGGGCGGCGTGATCGCGGACCGGCTGCCGCGGCAGCGGGTGATGACGGCCGGCGAGTCCCTGGCCGCCGCCGGGTACCTCGCGCTCGGGGTCATGATGCTGGCCGGCTGGACGCCGATGCCCGCGCTCCTGGTCGCGGCGGCGCTCACCGGCGTCGCCACGGCGCTCGCGCTGCCCGCGCTGACCGGGATCATCCCCGACGTCGTGCCGCCCGACCGGCTCCAGTCCGGCAACGCGCTGCTCGGCCTCGGCGCGAACACCTCCCGCGTGGCCGGGGCGGTGCTGGGCGGCGGCACGGTGGTGCTGTTCGGCAGCGGGTGGGCGCTGGTGGTCAGCGGGGCGATGTTCGCCACGGCCGGCGTGCTCATCGCGCTGCTGCGCATGGACGAGGACGACCGGCCGCCCGGCGAGCGGCACTCGGTGCTGAAGGACCTGCGGGACGGCTGGCGGGAGTTCCGCAGCCGCCAGTGGCTCTGGGTGGTGGTCGCGCAGTTCTCGTTGCTGATCATGGCGTTCGAGGCGGGGCACGGGGTGCTCGGGCCGCTGCTGGCCGAGGAGCGGCTGGGCGGGCCGGCGGCCTGGTCGGCGTTCCTGGCGGGCGAGGCGGTCGGGATGTTCGTCGGGGTGCTGGTGTCGATCCGGGTCCGGCCGGCCCGGCCGATCCTGGTCGGGGTGCTGCTGTGCCTGCCGCCCGCGCTGCCGTACCTGCTGCTCGGGGCCGACGCGCCGCTGTGGGCGATCGTGGCCGGGTCGTTCGTGCTCGGGGTGTGCTTCGACGTGTTCGGGGTGCTCTGGCAGACCACCATGCAGCGGGAGGTGCCGGCCGAGGCGCTGTCGCGGGTCAGCTCGTACGACATGCTCGGGTCGCTGATGTTCGGCCCGATCGGGCTGCTGCTGGCCGGGCCGGCGGCGCAGCGGTTCGGCGCGGAGGCGTCGCTGCTGGGCTGCGCCGTCATCATCGTGGTCAGCACGCTGGCCGCGCTGCTCGCCCCCGGCGTGCGCAACCTGCGCGCCCCGGCCCCGGCCGCGCCCAGGGAGGCTCAGGCCGAGGCGTAG
- a CDS encoding fatty acyl-AMP ligase codes for MPDDTLITRVARWAREVPDAPAYTFVDYLGDGSRHTLTWAQADLRARALAVRLRELAGPGDRVAVLAPSGLEYVSAVLGAMYARLVAVPLFAPGLPGHGERLARAFADAAPAVVLTTTAARPAVTAFLDGNPVPVPVPVVAVDTVSGLLADDWEGEPVEPGDLAYLQYTSGSTRAPAGVEITHGNLTANAAQLWEVFRARPRTSAAVLWLPLFHDMGLVATVAMPIMGANRALFMDPVAFVMSPVRWLRLLSEEADAYTGAPNFAYEYTAARVRPEDKDGLDLSGVRVMLNGAEPVRPGAFAAFDAAFAGCGLRPEAHTPAYGLAEATVFVAATARDERPVVTAFSRDALNDGRAVPWTAGPASHLVSCGRPHGQRVRIVGDAGDLPDGHVGEIWVQGPNVARGYWRDPARSAEVFGPDGWLRTGDLGVRHDGRLYVTGRVKDLVIVDGRNHYPQDIEATVQEAHEAVRRDRVAAFAVPGPDTERLVVVAERSRRGQAAGRDEVARAVRAAVRTGHDLAVHDFVLTEAGTVPRTSSGKLARSACRRAYLEGALV; via the coding sequence ATGCCTGACGACACGTTGATCACGCGGGTGGCGCGATGGGCGCGGGAGGTCCCGGACGCGCCCGCGTACACGTTCGTGGACTATCTCGGGGACGGCTCCCGGCACACGCTCACCTGGGCGCAGGCCGACCTCCGGGCCAGGGCGCTCGCGGTGCGGCTGCGCGAGCTGGCCGGCCCCGGCGACCGCGTCGCGGTCCTCGCGCCCAGCGGCCTGGAGTACGTGAGCGCGGTGCTCGGCGCGATGTACGCCCGGCTGGTCGCGGTCCCGCTGTTCGCGCCCGGCCTGCCCGGCCACGGCGAACGGCTGGCGCGGGCCTTCGCCGACGCCGCGCCCGCCGTCGTGCTGACCACCACCGCCGCCAGGCCCGCCGTCACCGCCTTCCTCGACGGGAACCCCGTCCCCGTCCCCGTCCCCGTCGTCGCCGTGGACACCGTCTCCGGCCTGCTCGCCGACGACTGGGAGGGCGAGCCGGTCGAGCCGGGCGACCTCGCCTACCTGCAGTACACCTCCGGCTCCACCCGCGCCCCCGCCGGGGTCGAGATCACCCACGGCAACCTCACCGCCAACGCCGCCCAGCTCTGGGAGGTCTTCCGCGCCCGGCCGCGCACCTCGGCGGCGGTACTGTGGCTGCCGCTCTTCCACGACATGGGGCTGGTCGCCACCGTCGCCATGCCCATCATGGGGGCGAACCGGGCGCTGTTCATGGACCCGGTGGCGTTCGTCATGAGCCCGGTGCGGTGGCTGCGGCTGCTGTCGGAGGAGGCCGACGCCTACACCGGCGCGCCCAACTTCGCCTACGAGTACACCGCCGCCCGCGTCCGCCCCGAGGACAAGGACGGGCTCGACCTGTCCGGGGTGCGGGTCATGCTCAACGGGGCCGAGCCGGTCCGGCCCGGCGCGTTCGCCGCCTTCGACGCCGCCTTCGCCGGGTGCGGGCTGCGGCCCGAGGCGCACACGCCCGCGTACGGGCTGGCCGAGGCCACCGTGTTCGTCGCCGCGACCGCCCGCGACGAGCGGCCCGTGGTGACCGCCTTCTCCCGCGACGCGCTCAACGACGGCCGCGCCGTGCCCTGGACGGCGGGCCCGGCCAGCCACCTCGTCTCCTGCGGCCGGCCGCACGGCCAGCGGGTCAGGATCGTCGGCGACGCGGGCGACCTGCCCGACGGGCACGTGGGCGAGATCTGGGTCCAGGGCCCGAACGTGGCCCGCGGCTACTGGCGCGACCCGGCCCGCAGCGCCGAGGTCTTCGGCCCGGACGGCTGGCTGCGCACCGGCGACCTCGGCGTGCGGCACGACGGCCGCCTGTACGTCACCGGCCGCGTCAAGGACCTCGTCATCGTGGACGGCCGCAACCACTACCCGCAGGACATCGAGGCCACGGTCCAGGAGGCGCACGAGGCGGTGCGGCGCGACCGGGTGGCCGCCTTCGCGGTGCCGGGACCGGACACCGAACGGCTGGTCGTGGTGGCCGAGCGGTCGCGGCGCGGCCAGGCCGCCGGCCGGGACGAGGTCGCGCGGGCGGTCCGCGCCGCCGTCAGGACCGGCCACGACCTCGCGGTGCACGACTTCGTGCTGACCGAGGCCGGCACCGTGCCCCGCACCTCCAGCGGCAAGCTCGCCAGGAGCGCCTGCCGGCGGGCGTACCTGGAGGGCGCCCTTGTTTGA